The following are from one region of the Prunus dulcis unplaced genomic scaffold, ALMONDv2, whole genome shotgun sequence genome:
- the LOC117612499 gene encoding uncharacterized protein LOC117612499: MAWNLLYNEYHSGDQVSSVKLQNLRREFEYMRMRENEPLTAYLTRLNELINQMKTFGEVLSNERLDQKVLISLSKVYDPICLVIENTKSLETIELQEIWHLARECTANKGMQKANNASQMEVGGNLFFANCAISKKSANEEWYVDSGCSNHMTGNNKLLIDINIDVTGKVQMPTGELVSITGMGTLVLNTSTGTKYIREVMYLPGLKENLLSVGQMDEHGYYLVFGSSMCSIFYDYSLENLIMKMEMRKNRCYPLSLSTNDFIALRAGVSHSTWIWHKRMGHLHLKGLNQLKEKQMVHGVPHYWKM, from the exons ATGGCGTGGAATCTGCTCTATAATGAATACCATAGTGGTGACCAGGTCAGTTCAGTAAAACTCCAGAATCTCAGACGAGAATTTGAATACATGAGAATGCGTGAGAATGAACCCCTAACTGCATATCTCACTCGTTTGAATGAATTgataaatcaaatgaaaacatttggAGAAGTGCTATCTAATGAGAGGCTGGATCAGAAAGTGTTAATCAGTCTTAGTAAAGTGTATGACCCTATCTGCTTGGTGATTGAAAATACAAAGAGCTTGGAGACTATTGAATTGCAGGAG ATTTGGCATTTGGCTAGGGAGTGCACTGCAAACAAAGGTATGCAGAAAGCCAATAATGCAAGCCAAATGGAAGTAGGAGGAAACTTGTTCTTTGCAAATTGTGCAATTTCAAAAAAGAGTGCAAATGAAGAATGGTATGTGGATAGTGGTTGCAGCAACCATATGACTGGGAACAATAAGCTGCTAATCGATATAAACATAGATGTGACAGGCAAGGTGCAAATGCCAACAGGAGAACTTGTAAGCATAACTGGTATGGGTACTTTGGTACTTAACACAAGCACTGGTACAAAGTATATTAGGGAAGTCATGTATTTACCtggtttgaaagaaaatctgTTGAGTGTGGGTCAAATGGATGAACATGGTTATTATTTGGTGTTTGGAAGTAGCATGTGTAGTATTTTTTATGATTATTCACTGGAGAATCTTATCATGAAGATGGAAATGAGAAAGAATAGGTGCTATCCATTGTCACTATCTACAAATGACTTTATTGCACTAAGAGCTGGTGTGTCTCACTCTACCTGGATTTGGCACAAAAGAATGGGACATTTACATTTGAAAGGGCTAAATCAGCTTAAGGAAAAGCAGATGGTGCATGGTGTACCACATTATTGGAAGATGTAA
- the LOC117612498 gene encoding uncharacterized protein LOC117612498, whose protein sequence is MDIVPSSKTSDTTPPSSQIVTIHSDNTPFPTGIILTKANYALWSQVMEMRIVAREKLGYLTGDAPQPSKLSSTYNKWCIENFRVKGWFIDSMSPDLMGRFIRLSTAKELRDAVKKTYFDGGDETSLFDLKKRAFTIKQNGPFSTNTTASCRPSFRRLITALQIACTVTPM, encoded by the coding sequence ATGGATATCGTCCCATCTTCCAAAACAAGCGACACCACTCCACCATCCTCCCAAATTGTTACTATTCATAGTGACAACACTCCCTTTCCTACCGGCATCATCTTGACAAAGGCCAATTATGCCTTATGGTCTCAAGTCATGGAGATGCGTATTGTTGCTCGTGAAAAATTGGGGTACCTAACCGGCGACGCTCCACAACCTTCTAAGCTCTCCTCCACCTACAACAAATGGTGTATAGAGAACTTTCGGGTCAAGGGGTGGTTCATCGACTCCATGTCTCCTGACTTGATGGGTCGTTTCATCCGTTTAAGTACTGCCAAAGAACTCCGGGATGCTGTCAAGAAAACCTACTTTGATGGTGGGGATGAAACTTCTCTTTTTGATCTCAAAAAACGGGCGTTCACTATTAAACAAAATGGTCCCTTCTCCACAAATACTACAGCCAGCTGCAGACCATCTTTTAGGAGATTGATCACCGCACTACAAATCGCATGCACTGTGACGCCGATGTGA